From the genome of Haloterrigena sp. KLK7, one region includes:
- a CDS encoding M48 family metalloprotease, protein MRSRSTGTRFLMVAVGCLLLLTSLGLAGLGYLALAALWRSAPDPATTVLVVVGAGLLVGYLSYRFGTAAVLSRLEAVELPRSRAPALYRRLDRLEERMGVDAPTLYVARLPAPNAFAIGTARRGAIVLDRSLLRLLTVDELEGLLAHELAHLEGYDAFVQTLAFSVFRTVTGLLFLLCAPLLVAIVGTARAVAWMRGRPGAWTHTTFGRLLGRLERGVQLAFLLVTLAVRAHSRRREYAADDRAAAVTGNPIALARALRKIQRVADPRRGLLSPLYVHTDEDDWTQLFSTHPDTSERIERLIERTRTAPSNGRPQRVQ, encoded by the coding sequence ATGCGTTCCCGCTCGACGGGCACCCGATTCCTGATGGTCGCCGTCGGCTGCCTGCTCCTCCTGACGTCGCTCGGGCTGGCCGGACTCGGCTATCTGGCGCTCGCCGCCCTCTGGCGGTCGGCCCCGGACCCCGCGACGACCGTGCTCGTCGTCGTCGGCGCCGGACTGCTCGTCGGCTATCTGAGCTACCGGTTCGGGACGGCGGCGGTCCTCTCGCGGCTCGAGGCCGTCGAACTCCCGCGGTCGCGGGCGCCGGCCCTCTATCGCCGTCTCGACCGCCTCGAGGAGCGGATGGGCGTCGACGCGCCGACGCTCTACGTCGCCCGGCTACCGGCGCCGAACGCGTTCGCCATCGGGACGGCGCGCCGCGGCGCGATCGTCCTCGATCGGTCGCTACTGCGGTTGCTGACCGTCGACGAACTCGAGGGACTGCTCGCCCACGAGCTCGCCCACCTCGAGGGGTACGACGCGTTCGTCCAGACGCTCGCGTTCAGCGTGTTCCGAACGGTCACCGGGCTCCTCTTCCTGCTGTGCGCGCCGCTCCTGGTGGCGATCGTCGGCACCGCCAGAGCCGTCGCGTGGATGCGCGGCCGACCCGGCGCGTGGACCCACACGACGTTCGGCCGCCTCCTGGGTCGACTCGAGCGCGGCGTCCAGCTGGCGTTCCTGCTGGTGACGCTCGCCGTCCGGGCCCACTCGCGCCGACGGGAGTACGCCGCCGACGACCGCGCGGCCGCGGTCACCGGGAACCCGATCGCGCTCGCCCGCGCGCTCCGGAAGATCCAGCGCGTGGCCGATCCGCGCCGCGGACTGCTCTCGCCGCTGTACGTTCACACTGATGAAGACGACTGGACGCAGCTGTTCTCGACCCATCCCGACACGAGCGAGCGGATCGAACGGCTGATCGAACGGACGCGGACCGCTCCGTCGAACGGTCGACCGCAGCGGGTCCAGTGA
- the mce gene encoding methylmalonyl-CoA epimerase, translating to MHFDHAGIATEDARELAALYGDLFGLEVAHEEEFDGMRVVFLDCGEGYVELLEPLEEGTIASYLEDNGAGIHHLALATDDIEAGLETAREHDVALIDDEPRPGAWGHSVAFLHPKDTGGILIELVEH from the coding sequence ATGCACTTCGATCACGCAGGGATCGCGACCGAGGACGCACGGGAGCTCGCGGCGCTGTACGGCGACCTCTTCGGCCTCGAGGTCGCCCACGAGGAGGAGTTCGACGGGATGCGCGTCGTCTTCCTCGACTGCGGCGAGGGCTACGTCGAACTGCTCGAGCCGCTCGAGGAGGGCACCATCGCGAGCTATCTCGAGGACAACGGCGCCGGAATCCACCACCTCGCGCTCGCGACCGACGATATCGAGGCCGGACTCGAGACGGCGCGCGAACACGACGTCGCGTTGATCGACGACGAACCGCGGCCCGGCGCGTGGGGCCACTCGGTGGCCTTCCTCCACCCAAAGGACACCGGCGGGATTCTGATCGAACTCGTCGAGCACTGA
- a CDS encoding aldo/keto reductase yields the protein MAIDVKDDAMRENASTATVTAGDAEIPALGFGTARMTGDECRRAVETALEVGYRHVDTAQMYDNERAVGEALAASDVAREDERSESSEKRAGATRHVSREDVFVVTKVHPDNAAREDVLASTRASLERLGLSTVDCLLLHAPSDRAPLAETLAAMNDLQDEGAVDHVGVSNFSVDELESARELSETPIVANQVKYHPYHHRDDLLEYCVERDVCLTAYSPLAEGTVPGDDRLAEIGEPYDKSASQVALRWLVQQPNVAVIPKASSREHIAANADIFDFELSDDELAAVADVGDGLWDQLAVTLGLR from the coding sequence ATGGCTATCGACGTGAAAGACGACGCCATGCGCGAGAACGCCTCCACGGCGACCGTTACCGCAGGGGACGCCGAGATTCCGGCGCTCGGATTCGGCACCGCCAGAATGACCGGCGACGAGTGCCGACGAGCCGTCGAGACCGCCCTCGAGGTCGGCTACCGGCACGTCGACACCGCCCAGATGTACGACAACGAGCGCGCCGTCGGCGAGGCCCTCGCCGCCAGCGACGTCGCTCGCGAGGACGAACGCAGTGAGTCCTCGGAGAAGCGAGCGGGAGCAACGCGACACGTGAGCCGCGAGGACGTCTTCGTCGTCACCAAGGTCCACCCCGATAACGCCGCGCGCGAGGACGTTCTCGCGTCGACCCGCGCGAGCCTCGAGCGACTCGGACTCTCGACGGTCGATTGCCTCCTGCTTCACGCGCCGAGCGACCGCGCGCCGCTCGCGGAGACGCTGGCCGCGATGAACGACCTGCAGGACGAGGGCGCCGTCGATCACGTCGGCGTCAGCAACTTCTCGGTCGACGAACTCGAGTCCGCCCGCGAGCTGTCCGAGACGCCGATCGTCGCGAACCAGGTGAAGTACCACCCCTATCATCACCGAGACGACCTGCTCGAGTACTGCGTCGAGCGCGACGTCTGCCTGACGGCGTACAGCCCGCTCGCGGAGGGGACCGTGCCGGGCGACGACCGACTCGCCGAGATCGGCGAGCCCTACGACAAGTCGGCGTCGCAGGTCGCGCTGCGCTGGCTCGTCCAGCAACCGAACGTGGCGGTGATCCCGAAGGCCTCGAGCCGCGAGCACATCGCGGCCAACGCCGACATCTTCGACTTCGAACTCTCGGACGACGAGCTGGCGGCGGTCGCCGACGTCGGCGACGGACTCTGGGATCAGCTGGCCGTCACGCTCGGATTGCGTTGA
- a CDS encoding PQQ-dependent sugar dehydrogenase yields MSERSDERPNPVPESATDYTATSRRRLLQAAAAAGGVVALGDIAGAQEAETIELGGETSGWQGVAPDDIEGETNPTLELEAGTTYEVTWENLDGQPHNFVIESGEGEELERTELMMQQGETQTLEFEATSEMAEYYCEPHSATMRGDISVGGGGGGAEQDEAADGEPEAFFEPGAEIGVQTLASGMTAPTDMAVADEEQERYFVADQTGELWVVTDDGLQDEPFLDVSDRLVELGTFEGDYADPEQDYDERGLLGIEFHPEFAENGRFFVHYSAPPNDETPDGWSHVEVVSEFQATDDLSAGDPDSERVLMEFQKPQYNHDAGPMAFGPDGYLYVPMGDGGGANDDMEGHVEDWYDGNEGGNGQDVSENLLGSVLRVDVDQEGEDRPYAIPEDNPLVDSEEGLDEHYAWGFRNPFGISFDSDGRLFVSDAGQDLFEEANLVEAGGNYGWNVKEGTHCFSTESPSQPPEDCPDSAPDEPPYNGQELQDPIVEYPHVYQEQVVGITIIGGHVYEAGDVADLDGKYVFGDWTADPARQSPQGRILAASEPSDGDGGMTGNGGGNQTEGMSPDDQAVQENVTSGEGGIEEGGFENETNATNETADAGADVGGGGQEQVVPRDELWDMEELQLAGSEDGTFPYFVRQFGQDLEGNVYVLANQVGVPEGDTGTVFEIVPPGEGESLEAPEEGEAVAPEEQEADENATEDTQDEPIAEDGNATDNESVADGNVTSGENATDNETPSANVTVTENETANGS; encoded by the coding sequence ATGAGCGAGCGATCCGACGAGCGGCCGAATCCGGTACCCGAATCAGCGACCGACTATACCGCGACGTCCCGTCGGCGCCTGTTGCAGGCCGCGGCGGCCGCCGGCGGCGTCGTCGCGCTGGGCGATATCGCGGGCGCCCAAGAGGCGGAGACGATCGAACTGGGCGGCGAGACCAGCGGCTGGCAGGGCGTCGCGCCCGACGACATCGAAGGCGAGACGAACCCGACGCTGGAACTCGAGGCCGGCACGACCTACGAGGTCACGTGGGAGAACCTCGACGGACAGCCACACAACTTCGTCATCGAGAGCGGCGAGGGCGAGGAACTCGAGCGGACGGAGCTCATGATGCAGCAGGGCGAGACGCAGACCCTCGAGTTCGAGGCGACGAGCGAGATGGCGGAGTACTACTGCGAACCCCATTCGGCGACGATGCGCGGGGATATCTCGGTCGGCGGCGGTGGAGGCGGGGCGGAACAAGACGAGGCGGCCGACGGAGAGCCCGAAGCCTTCTTCGAACCGGGCGCGGAGATCGGCGTGCAAACGCTCGCATCGGGCATGACGGCGCCGACGGACATGGCGGTCGCCGACGAGGAGCAGGAGCGATACTTCGTCGCCGACCAGACGGGCGAGCTCTGGGTCGTCACGGACGACGGCCTGCAGGACGAGCCGTTCCTCGACGTCAGCGATCGGCTGGTCGAACTCGGTACGTTCGAGGGCGACTACGCCGATCCGGAGCAGGACTACGACGAACGGGGCCTCCTCGGGATCGAGTTCCATCCCGAGTTCGCGGAGAACGGGCGCTTCTTCGTCCACTACAGCGCGCCGCCGAACGACGAGACGCCGGATGGCTGGAGCCACGTCGAGGTCGTCTCCGAGTTTCAGGCCACCGATGACCTGAGCGCGGGCGACCCCGACTCGGAACGGGTCCTGATGGAGTTCCAGAAGCCCCAGTACAACCACGACGCCGGACCGATGGCGTTCGGTCCCGACGGCTACCTCTACGTCCCGATGGGCGACGGCGGCGGGGCCAACGACGACATGGAGGGCCACGTCGAGGACTGGTACGACGGGAACGAGGGCGGGAACGGGCAGGACGTCAGCGAGAACCTCCTCGGCAGCGTTCTCCGCGTCGACGTCGATCAAGAGGGCGAGGACCGACCGTACGCCATCCCGGAGGACAACCCGCTCGTCGATTCGGAAGAGGGACTCGACGAACACTACGCGTGGGGCTTCCGGAACCCGTTCGGGATCTCCTTCGACAGCGACGGACGGCTGTTCGTCTCCGACGCCGGCCAGGACCTCTTCGAGGAGGCGAACCTCGTCGAGGCCGGCGGCAACTACGGCTGGAACGTCAAGGAGGGGACCCACTGCTTCAGCACGGAGAGTCCCAGCCAGCCCCCGGAGGATTGTCCCGACTCGGCGCCCGACGAACCGCCGTACAACGGACAGGAACTGCAGGACCCGATCGTCGAATATCCCCACGTCTATCAGGAGCAAGTGGTCGGCATCACGATCATCGGCGGCCACGTCTACGAGGCCGGCGACGTCGCCGACCTCGACGGGAAGTACGTCTTCGGCGACTGGACGGCCGACCCGGCGCGACAGTCCCCGCAAGGGCGAATACTCGCCGCTTCGGAGCCGAGTGACGGGGACGGAGGGATGACCGGCAACGGCGGCGGCAACCAGACCGAAGGGATGAGTCCCGACGACCAGGCGGTTCAAGAGAACGTGACGTCCGGTGAGGGCGGTATCGAAGAGGGAGGCTTCGAGAACGAGACGAACGCGACCAACGAGACGGCCGACGCCGGCGCAGACGTCGGCGGTGGCGGCCAAGAGCAGGTCGTCCCGCGAGACGAACTCTGGGACATGGAGGAACTCCAGCTCGCTGGCTCCGAAGACGGAACGTTCCCGTACTTCGTCCGCCAGTTCGGGCAGGACCTCGAGGGCAACGTCTACGTGCTCGCCAATCAGGTGGGCGTCCCGGAAGGCGACACGGGCACGGTCTTCGAGATCGTCCCACCGGGAGAGGGCGAATCGCTGGAAGCGCCCGAAGAGGGCGAAGCGGTCGCACCCGAGGAGCAGGAGGCCGACGAGAACGCGACCGAGGACACGCAGGACGAGCCGATCGCCGAGGACGGGAACGCCACGGACAACGAGAGCGTCGCGGACGGGAACGTCACGTCCGGGGAGAACGCGACCGACAACGAGACGCCGAGCGCGAACGTGACGGTCACCGAGAACGAGACCGCTAACGGCTCCTGA
- a CDS encoding methylmalonyl-CoA mutase family protein, which produces MFDQDDLEEIRASKEEWHEEEVAPVLERFGERKETFTTDTGGQEVDRLYTPDDVADLDYQEDLGNPGEPPYTRGVYSTGYRGRLWTMRQYAGFSTPEDTNERYHYLLDEGQTGLSMAFDLPTQMGYDSDDSMAAGEVGKAGVAIDSLSDMETVFDGIPLDEVSTSMTINAPASVLLAMYIAVGDQQGVDRSELRGTIQNDLLKEYIARNTYIYPPEPSMRIITDIFEFCADETPKFNTISISGYHIREAGSTAAQELAFTLGDGIEYVETAIDAGLDVDEFAPQLSFFFNGHNNIFEEVAKFRAARRMWHDIIEERFDPDDPKSKQLKFHTQTAGSMLTAQQIENNVVRVAYQALAAVLGGTQSLHTNGKDEALALPTEESVRTALRTQQILAHESGAADTIDPLAGSYYVESLTDEVEEEAYEILEEVEERGGMLEAVEQQWVQRQIQDTAFDRQKEIEEKERIIVGVNEFEVDEDPQMDVEEVTQEDQQRQIDSLETVRAERDDEAVDAKLEALREAAQGEENLMPRIIEAVKVYATVGEICNVMRDEFGEYQPGGAV; this is translated from the coding sequence ATGTTCGATCAAGACGATCTCGAGGAAATCCGTGCCAGCAAGGAGGAGTGGCACGAGGAGGAGGTCGCGCCCGTCCTCGAGCGCTTCGGCGAGCGCAAGGAGACGTTCACCACCGATACGGGAGGGCAGGAGGTCGATCGGCTCTACACGCCGGACGACGTCGCGGACCTCGACTATCAGGAGGACCTGGGGAACCCGGGCGAGCCGCCGTACACGCGCGGGGTCTACTCCACGGGCTACCGCGGTCGGCTGTGGACGATGCGCCAGTACGCCGGCTTCTCGACGCCGGAGGACACCAACGAGCGCTACCACTACCTGCTCGACGAGGGCCAGACGGGGCTCTCGATGGCCTTCGACCTGCCGACCCAGATGGGCTACGACTCCGACGACTCGATGGCCGCCGGCGAGGTCGGCAAGGCCGGCGTCGCCATCGACTCGCTGTCCGACATGGAGACCGTCTTCGACGGTATCCCGCTCGACGAGGTCTCGACGTCGATGACGATCAACGCGCCCGCGTCGGTGCTGCTGGCGATGTACATCGCGGTCGGCGATCAGCAGGGCGTCGACCGCTCGGAACTGCGGGGGACGATCCAGAACGACCTCCTGAAGGAGTACATCGCGCGCAACACCTACATCTACCCGCCCGAGCCGTCGATGCGGATCATCACGGACATCTTCGAGTTCTGTGCCGACGAGACGCCGAAGTTCAACACGATCTCGATCTCGGGCTATCACATCCGCGAGGCGGGTTCGACGGCCGCTCAGGAGTTGGCCTTCACGCTGGGCGACGGCATCGAGTACGTCGAGACGGCCATCGACGCCGGACTCGACGTCGACGAGTTCGCGCCCCAGCTCTCGTTCTTCTTCAACGGCCACAACAACATTTTCGAGGAGGTCGCCAAGTTCCGCGCCGCGCGGCGGATGTGGCACGACATCATCGAGGAGCGGTTCGACCCGGACGACCCCAAGTCCAAGCAGCTGAAGTTCCACACCCAGACCGCGGGCTCGATGCTGACCGCCCAGCAGATCGAGAACAACGTCGTCCGCGTCGCCTACCAGGCACTGGCCGCGGTGCTCGGCGGCACGCAGAGTCTCCACACCAACGGCAAGGACGAGGCGCTCGCGCTGCCCACCGAGGAATCGGTTCGGACCGCCCTGCGCACCCAGCAGATCCTCGCCCACGAATCCGGCGCCGCGGACACCATCGACCCGCTGGCGGGCAGCTACTACGTCGAATCGCTGACCGACGAGGTCGAAGAAGAGGCCTACGAGATTCTCGAGGAGGTCGAGGAACGCGGCGGGATGCTCGAGGCCGTCGAGCAGCAGTGGGTTCAGCGCCAGATTCAGGACACCGCGTTCGACCGTCAGAAGGAGATCGAGGAGAAAGAGCGGATCATCGTCGGCGTCAACGAGTTCGAAGTCGACGAGGACCCCCAGATGGACGTCGAGGAAGTCACCCAGGAAGACCAGCAGCGCCAGATCGACAGCCTCGAGACGGTCCGCGCCGAGCGCGACGACGAGGCCGTCGACGCGAAACTCGAGGCGCTGCGCGAGGCCGCGCAGGGAGAAGAGAACCTGATGCCCCGCATCATCGAGGCGGTGAAGGTCTACGCGACGGTCGGCGAGATCTGTAACGTCATGCGCGACGAGTTCGGCGAGTACCAGCCCGGCGGCGCGGTTTGA
- a CDS encoding GNAT family N-acetyltransferase: MYVRDAKNREEVWLLDHIEAMGLDETAFRSRDYVVAVDEASGEKAGFGRIRIHKTDDTAPADADSDRAGGRANDVCELTSIGVLEGWREQGVGAHVVERLVEYAGDQGFDTVYTLTSEGSYLAQFGFERVEESELPAVLRDRLEDKREGVDPDAVPLAIDVDRFRMPDRLREAFKRAPEGRDDVSNDESAEDFGIDSESATYKYDTGR, encoded by the coding sequence ATGTACGTGCGGGACGCGAAAAACAGGGAAGAGGTCTGGTTGCTCGATCACATCGAGGCGATGGGGCTCGACGAGACGGCGTTCCGCTCGCGCGACTACGTCGTCGCGGTGGACGAGGCGTCCGGCGAGAAGGCCGGGTTCGGCCGGATCAGGATCCACAAAACCGACGACACTGCGCCGGCTGACGCCGATTCCGATCGCGCCGGCGGGCGCGCGAACGACGTCTGCGAGCTGACCAGTATCGGCGTCCTCGAGGGCTGGCGCGAACAGGGCGTCGGCGCACACGTCGTCGAGCGGCTCGTCGAGTACGCCGGGGATCAGGGGTTCGACACCGTCTACACGCTGACGAGCGAGGGGAGCTACCTCGCCCAGTTCGGCTTCGAGCGCGTCGAGGAGTCGGAACTGCCGGCGGTCCTGCGGGACCGACTCGAGGACAAGCGCGAGGGGGTCGATCCGGACGCCGTGCCGCTGGCGATCGACGTCGACCGGTTCCGGATGCCCGACCGCCTCCGCGAGGCGTTCAAGCGGGCCCCCGAGGGCCGGGACGACGTGTCGAACGACGAGTCGGCCGAGGACTTCGGGATCGACTCCGAGTCGGCGACGTACAAGTACGATACGGGCCGGTAG